The DNA segment TATGagagtctattaagtgtcaccaccagtttcaaaaaacaaaattattGTTCCAACGGTAACAAACGGATAATTTTGCACTTAACACAtcttttttacttcatatataaagtcgtcactccctcattattttatttcatcaactttattttttttaaagcttCTATAATGTCTcaagcatctcaaacatccaattctaagaagactctaatttgtcattatGGGAATGCGGCTGTCTTGAGGACGTCCCGCACGGACTCAAATCCAGGTCGTAAATTTTATAACTGTGCAATTGCGAAGGTGAGTCGTGTATGTCTTTTTTATAAGTTAAGTTAATCGTTatgtaattataatttattttctaggATAATGGCACATGCTCGTTTTTTAAATGGCTCaatgagctatcacctccaagaagtccatcaacgttgagtccgggacccgagacatcaaatttttgtggcttggcaaaatttaatctaatACAAAGGTTCCAAAAATgcgaagaaaatagagattttcttatgaatttattcaaagaagccgaagaacaAAGGGATCACCTTAAAGTATTGCTACATGAaacccaaatagagagggatcaactaaaacaaaaattgatttttaaaaatgatgttatgtgttataatgctagtattcgttctttgaaaaagtgtaacatggatgtagtgatattgaataaataataatacttctatttttctacaaTGTTAACACTGTTTTTTATAGAATCATAGTCAATCAATCAACATATCAACTTAAAATGGAGCagcatggtaatgatagactatgaaagAAGTATATGAAAgattaaataaatattctatgaaataaaagaatgtttCAAATATCCTACCACAGATCATTCAACACATTAACAATATTAGCAATCAaatgttttttcactattttcctccTCATCAGCATAGGtgttgttgatttcatcaacgatatccatgaacccatcttttttttcttcctcggcttctttttttccttcaccttcaaCAACTGCTTCTTTCTCACCTTTCTTTTCTTcctcatcttcttttttttcttcactttcaaTAGCTACTTCTTTCTCACCTTCCTTTTCTTCCtcagctttttctttttctttttcttcaccctctACAACTTtatcagcttcttcttttttttcttcatcagcTGTTGCTCCTATtttttcagcttcttcttttttcttgcgTTATTCAACTACAGCTCCTTCTTTTTCCTTGACTTTATCTTCAACTTACACtgcttctttttcaactttttcttctttcactaTAGCTGCTTCTTTTACACTTTCTTCTTGGCTTTtatcttcttccatttcttcttcttcaaccttcttttcttcttcttgttcctCTTCCGTCACAACAGtggccaactcatccattttgcttcttttttctactttttcattCCTCTCTAATTCATGAAGGTTCATATGCACTGTACCATCATATTACAATGTGTTACTAatatttaaagctgaaaattcattaacaatatcaattattGAATGAAGTTACCTTGCTCATGTTGTCGCtcatccttttcctttttcttcagtcTTTTCTCTCTGATATAGGCAATAATATCCAACAACGCTTCCTCAAGAACAGCAACACGCTTATGAAGATTCCTAGGGGATGAGGTTCCCACTGCATCTTTCGACGTGCTCGGTGAATTATCATCACCAACGCGTATTTCAACGaggttaccacccaaatccccaTCATCATTACTGTCCTTATTTGAAATAAGGACAGTCGCCCTttctaactctttctttaaacgatcgaggacgttattcttcacctcgtCCGTATATGGCTTAAACGTAATCATGCAATCCATCTTCGTCTCACgaacagtagggatgatgtacgggtgcacgttctacaaaatatcaattaacaattacataacattcgatacaacagtagtattattgcataataaaaaataagttcatacctcggtaaaTTTTCCTTTGTAGTCGCCTTCGATTATCTGGTCACTTTTTATAGAGTTCCATCTGAGGATGCGGGGAATGGGAAAGGGCTCATCCATTAATTTTCAA comes from the Capsicum annuum cultivar UCD-10X-F1 unplaced genomic scaffold, UCD10Xv1.1 ctg3156, whole genome shotgun sequence genome and includes:
- the LOC107869187 gene encoding 101 kDa malaria antigen-like, with protein sequence MDEPFPIPRILRWNSIKSDQIIEGDYKGKFTENVHPYIIPTVRETKMDCMITFKPYTDEVKNNVLDRLKKELERATVLISNKDSNDDGDLGGNLVEIRVGDDNSPSTSKDAVGTSSPRNLHKRVAVLEEALLDIIAYIREKRLKKKEKDERQHEQVHMNLHELERNEKVEKRSKMDELATVVTEEEQEEEKKVEEEEMEEDKSQEESVKEAAIVKEEKVEKEAV